The following are encoded in a window of Myxocyprinus asiaticus isolate MX2 ecotype Aquarium Trade chromosome 17, UBuf_Myxa_2, whole genome shotgun sequence genomic DNA:
- the LOC127455584 gene encoding protein YIPF4-like isoform X2: MQFSPTNGDFTFVSSTDAAELSGTIDAPDITLNMGPDSTKDSYATAFLRQRGYGWLLEVEEDDSEDSKPLLQELDIDLKDIYYKIRCVLMPMPSLGFNRQVVRDNPDFWGPLAVVLLFSMISIYGQFRVVSWIITIWIFGSLTIFLLARVLGGEVSYGQVLGVIGYSLLPLIVIAPLLLVIGGFEVVSTLIKLFGVFWAAYSAASLLVGDEFKTKKPLLIYPIFLLYIYFLSLYTGV, translated from the exons ATGCAGTTCTCTCCCACTAACGGAGATTTTACCTTCGTCTCATCGACAGACGCTGCAG AACTCAGCGGTACCATAGATGCTCCGGATATCACACTGAATATGGGCCCTGATTCCACCAAGGATTCTTATGCCACCGCCTTCCTGAGGCAGAGGGGATATGGTTGGTTGCTGGAGGTGGAAGAAGATGATTCAGAGGACTCTAAACCACTCCTGCAA GAGTTGGACATAGATTTGAAGGACATCTACTACAAGATTAGGTGTGTGTTGATGCCCATGCCCTCACTGGGATTTAACAGACAGGTGGTGAGGGACAACCCTGACTTCTGGGGCCCACTGGCTGTTGTCCTGCTTTTTTCCATGATCTCCATCTATGGACAGTTCAGG GTTGTTTCCTGGATTATTACGATTTGGATATTTGGATCTCTGACGATTTTCCTCCTCGCAAGAGTCCTGGGTGGAGAG GTGTCTTATGGACAAGTCCTTGGAGTGATTGGATATTCATTGCTTCCACTCATTGTAATAGCTCCACTTCTCCTGGTCATTGGGGGCTTTGAAGTCGTCTCTACACTTATAAAG ctttttggaGTGTTCTGGGCTGCGTACAGTGCTGCATCTTTACTCGTGGGTGATGAattcaaaacaaagaaacccctCCTCATATATCCCATCTTCCTTTTGTACATCTACTTCCTGTCCCTGTATACTGGAGTCTGA
- the LOC127455584 gene encoding protein YIPF4-like isoform X1 — MQFSPTNGDFTFVSSTDAAELSGTIDAPDITLNMGPDSTKDSYATAFLRQRGYGWLLEVEEDDSEDSKPLLEELDIDLKDIYYKIRCVLMPMPSLGFNRQVVRDNPDFWGPLAVVLLFSMISIYGQFRVVSWIITIWIFGSLTIFLLARVLGGEVSYGQVLGVIGYSLLPLIVIAPLLLVIGGFEVVSTLIKLFGVFWAAYSAASLLVGDEFKTKKPLLIYPIFLLYIYFLSLYTGV; from the exons ATGCAGTTCTCTCCCACTAACGGAGATTTTACCTTCGTCTCATCGACAGACGCTGCAG AACTCAGCGGTACCATAGATGCTCCGGATATCACACTGAATATGGGCCCTGATTCCACCAAGGATTCTTATGCCACCGCCTTCCTGAGGCAGAGGGGATATGGTTGGTTGCTGGAGGTGGAAGAAGATGATTCAGAGGACTCTAAACCACTCCT GGAGGAGTTGGACATAGATTTGAAGGACATCTACTACAAGATTAGGTGTGTGTTGATGCCCATGCCCTCACTGGGATTTAACAGACAGGTGGTGAGGGACAACCCTGACTTCTGGGGCCCACTGGCTGTTGTCCTGCTTTTTTCCATGATCTCCATCTATGGACAGTTCAGG GTTGTTTCCTGGATTATTACGATTTGGATATTTGGATCTCTGACGATTTTCCTCCTCGCAAGAGTCCTGGGTGGAGAG GTGTCTTATGGACAAGTCCTTGGAGTGATTGGATATTCATTGCTTCCACTCATTGTAATAGCTCCACTTCTCCTGGTCATTGGGGGCTTTGAAGTCGTCTCTACACTTATAAAG ctttttggaGTGTTCTGGGCTGCGTACAGTGCTGCATCTTTACTCGTGGGTGATGAattcaaaacaaagaaacccctCCTCATATATCCCATCTTCCTTTTGTACATCTACTTCCTGTCCCTGTATACTGGAGTCTGA